CTGGGGCTTCGTGATGGTGCTGGCCTGGTCGCGGCTGCTCTACGTGGAGTTCATCCGGCGCGCCGATGTCGCCAGCTTCATCCGCTGCCATCTGAATGCCTTCGAGTACTTCGGCGGCCTGCCGCGCACCTGCCTCTACGACAACACGAAAGTCGTTGTCCTCGGGCGGGACCACGACGGCGTGCCGCACTGGAACCCGACGTTTCTGGACTTCGCGCTGCGGCTCGGCTTCGAGGCGCGCCTGTGCCAACCCTATCGCGCACAGACGAAAGGCCGCGTCGAGAGCGGCGTGAAGTACGTGAAGCACAACTTCTGGCCGGCGGTGGAATTCGTCGACGGCGTGGATCTCAATCACCAGGCGCACGCGTGGATGGATGGCGTGGCCAACATCCGCATTCACGGCACCACCGGCGAGCGTCCCGTCGATCGCTTCGCGCGCGAAGCGCCACACCTGCTGCCGCTGCCGGCCGCCGAGCGCGTCGCGCCCTTCCTGCGTGAGGAGCGCCGGGTCGGGCGCGACGGCTTCGTGGCATGGGAGCGCGGCTGGTACGGCGTGCCGTGGACGTGGGCGGGCCAGCGCGTGCAGGTGGCGGCCACCGAGCACCTGGTCGAGCTCTGGGCCGGTGCCACGCGCCTTGCCGTGCACCCGCGCGCGACGCACGCCGGGCAGCGGCTCGTGCTGCCGGGGCAATGGGCCGGGCTACCGCGCGCCGACGCGCGCCGCCCCACCAGCCCGCTCGGCCAGCAGCGCGCCGCGCTCGACGTCGAGGCGCGCCCGCTCGCGATCTATGACGCGCTCGTCGGAGCGGGCCGATGATCGCCGCGGCCCAGGCTCGGCAGTCGCTCGAGCAGCTCGGCTTGGCCGAAGCCGCCGCGGTGCTCGATGGGCGGCTGGAAACGGCCGCGCAGAAGCAGCTGCCCTACGCCGACTTCTTGGCCGATCTCCTGAGCACCGAGACCGCGGCCCGGCGGGAGCGGTACTT
The Terriglobales bacterium DNA segment above includes these coding regions:
- the istA gene encoding IS21 family transposase; the encoded protein is MKQLIELSGQHLSIRAIARRLDISRNTVRKYLRAPRVPVAKPRPRRPSKVDPFRDHVRQRLAAGVENCVVLLRELRAQGYAGSYSILKDYVRPLRLGRPVKATMRFETKPGEQAQVDFGHFAFLTPEGQRHWYWGFVMVLAWSRLLYVEFIRRADVASFIRCHLNAFEYFGGLPRTCLYDNTKVVVLGRDHDGVPHWNPTFLDFALRLGFEARLCQPYRAQTKGRVESGVKYVKHNFWPAVEFVDGVDLNHQAHAWMDGVANIRIHGTTGERPVDRFAREAPHLLPLPAAERVAPFLREERRVGRDGFVAWERGWYGVPWTWAGQRVQVAATEHLVELWAGATRLAVHPRATHAGQRLVLPGQWAGLPRADARRPTSPLGQQRAALDVEARPLAIYDALVGAGR